The following proteins are encoded in a genomic region of Bubalus kerabau isolate K-KA32 ecotype Philippines breed swamp buffalo chromosome 15, PCC_UOA_SB_1v2, whole genome shotgun sequence:
- the LOC129629002 gene encoding olfactory receptor 52P1, with translation MASPNHTSLDSSVFILMGIPGLEEFHLWLSLPVCLLGTATIVGNITILVVIATEPALHKPMYLFLCMLSTIDLAASFSTVPKLLAILWCGAGHMSSSACLAQMFFIHAFCMMESTVLLAMAFDRYVAICHPLRYTTVLTDTIVVRIGVVAMVRGSILMLPCPFLIQRLSFCQSHVIPHTYCEHMAVVKLACGDTRPNRVYGLTAALLVIGVDLFCIGLSYFLIARAVLRLSSHEAQSKALGTCGSHVCVILISYTPALFSFFTHRFGHHVPLHIHILLANVYLLFPPALNPMVYGVKTKEIRERVVRVFQKGQGTGLKAPE, from the coding sequence ATGGCTTCTCCTAATCATACTTCCCTGGACTCTTCTGTTTTCATACTCATGGGCATCCCAGGTCTGGAAGAGTTCCACCTGTGGCTCTCACTCCCTGTGTGCCTCCTGGGCACAGCCACAATTGTGGGTAACATAACCATCCTGGTGGTCATTGCCACTGAACCAGCCCTACACAAGCCTATGTACTTGTTCCTGTGTATGCTTTCaaccattgacttggctgcctcTTTCTCCACAGTCCCCAAGCTCCTGGCCATTCTCTGGTGTGGAGCTGGACACATGTCTTCCTCTGCATGCTTGGCACAGATGTTCTTCATTCATGCTTTCTGCATGATGGAATCTACTGTGTTGTTGGCCATGGCCTTTGATCGTTATGTGGCCATTTGCCACCCGCTCCGCTATACCACTGTCCTCACTGACACCATCGTTGTCCGCATCGGGGTGGTAGCTATGGTGCGAGGTTCCATTCTCATGCTCCCATGCCCCTTCCTCATTCAGCGCTTGAGCTTCTGCCAAAGCCATGTGATCCCGCACACCTACTGCGAGCACATGGCTGTAGTGAAGCTAGCCTGTGGAGACACCAGGCCTAATCGTGTTTATGGGCTGACGGCAGCACTTCTGGTCATTGGGGTGGACTTGTTTTGCATTGGTCTTTCCTATTTCCTCATTGCACGAGCTGTCCTTCGCCTTTCATCTCATGAAGCTCAGTCCAAGGCCCTAGGGACCTGTGGTTCTCATGTCTGTGTCATCCTAATCTCTTATAcacctgccctcttctctttttttacccATCGCTTTGGTCACCATGTTCCACTCCACATTCATATTCTTTTGGCCAATGTGTATCTGCTCTTTCCACCTGCTCTTAACCCTATGGTATATGGAGTTAAGACCAAAGAAATTCGGGAAAGAGTTGTCAGGGTGTTTCAAAAGGGGCAGGGAACTGGGCTCAAGGCACCAGAGTGA